A section of the Oncorhynchus gorbuscha isolate QuinsamMale2020 ecotype Even-year linkage group LG04, OgorEven_v1.0, whole genome shotgun sequence genome encodes:
- the LOC124034321 gene encoding PDZ and LIM domain protein 2-like isoform X4 has protein sequence MMIPPISFISRGSNQVGDKRQTLQGLSRQWVATSGHVMALTVNLIGPSPWGFRIYGGRDFKKVITVSKVNGGSKAELAALQPGDVILEINGENTVDMLNVEAQNKIKNSKTQLQMLVERPEPPIPEQTNGTTTPEQLTGRFQEAVLVSRDENQNYRGYSISSPASLSPGLYSPEAPSSPEGKRERLTPTGTKSIQLRSWSPEEKTSSHRLSRPLAQEFSSPDFRTNSVTSRTPTPPGHYSPHSPIDRELSVSPRRSSGSDFAMQRFDRDSEVYKMIQENKESRTAPRQSNTFRMLQEVLESDEKVHRRCASWTTASATQSATPVLHQSADST, from the exons ATGATG ATTCCTCCCATTTCTTTTATATCAAGAGGATCTAATCAAGTAGGAGATAAAAGGCAGACGTTGCAG GGTTTGAGCAGGCAGTGGGTGGCGACCTCTGGTCACGTGATGGCGCTGACAGTAAACCTGATTGGTCCGTCTCCATGGGGCTTTAGAATATACGGAGGAAGAGACTTCAAGAAGGTGATAACCGTTTCCAAG GTCAATGGGGGCAGCAAGGCCGAGTTGGCCGCCCTGCAGCCTGGTGATGTCATCCTGGAGATCAatggagagaacacagtggacatgCTCAATGTGGAGGCCCAGAACAAGATCAAAAACTCCAAAACGCAGCTGCAGATGCTGGTGGAGAG GCCTGAGCCCCCCATCCCTGAACAGACCAATGGAACCACCACCCCAGAACAGCTCACTGGACGCTTCCAG GAGGCGGTGCTGGTGAGTCGAGATGAGAACCAGAACTACAGAGGGTACTCCATCTCCAGCCCAGCctctctgtcacctggactcTACTCCCCAGAGGCTCCGTCCAgtcctgagggaaagagagagaggctcacACCCACCGGCACCAAGAG CATCCAGCTGCGTTCGTGGTCTCCAGAAGAGAAGACATCGAGTCACAGACTGTCCAGACCACTGGCACAG GAGTTCTCTTCTCCGGACTTCAGGACTAACTCTGTGACCAGCCGAACCCCCACCCCTCCAGGACATTACTCGCCCCACAGCCCTATTGACCGCGAGCTGTCTGTCTCCCCCAGACGCAG TTCTGGCTCGGACTTTGCCATGCAGCGGTTTGACCGGGATTCAGAGGTCTACAAGATGATCCAGGAGAACAAGGAGTCTCGCACGGCCCCTCGACAGTCCAACACCTTCCGCATGCTGCAGGAGGTTCTGGAGTCTGATGAGAAGG